TTAAAGTACGTAGGGTTTAGTACAGCGGCTGTAACATTAGCTGCTTGCGAAGGTCCTGTTCACAAGTCTATCCCTTATGTATTACAACCAGAACAAATCATTCCTGGTGTTGCAGATTATTATGCAACTACAGTTTTTGACGGATTTGATTTTGCTAATCTTTTGGTGAAAACTCGTGAGGGTCGTCCAATTAAAATTGAAAACAATACAATTGCAGGAGCTAAATTTTCTGCAAATGCTAGAGTTCATGCATCTATTTTAGGATTGTATGATAGCGCTCGTTTGAAAGAGCCAAAAGTAGATGGTAAAAATTCTTCTTGGTCAGCTGTTGATTTAAAAATTAAATCAAGTTTGGCAGATGCAAAAGCAAAAGGTGGGCAAGTAGTATTATTAACGAATACTTTAGCTAGTCCATCTACAGAAAAATTAATTGCTGAGTTTATTGCAAAAAATCCAAACGCTAAGCACGTTGTGTATGATGCAGTTTCTTCATCTGAGGCTTTAGATGCTTTTGAATCTGTTTATGGTCAAAGAGCTTTAGTTGATTATGATTTTTCAAAAGCTTCTTTAATCGTTTCTGTTGGTGCTGATTTCTTAGGAGACTGGCAAGGTGGAGGATATGATACAGGATATGCACAAGGACGTATTCCTCAAAACGGAAAAATGTCTCGTCATTTTCAGTTTGAATCAAACATGACATTATCTGGAGCTGCTGCTGATAAGCGTGTTCCAATGACTGTAGCTGCTCAAAAGCAAGCTTTAGTTCAAATTTATAATATTGTTGTAGGTGCTTCTATTCCTGTGGCTTTAGAAGGAAACTTTAAAAACGAAGTAGTAAAAGCTGCACAACAGCTTAAAGCTGCTGGTTCAAAAGGAGTTTTAGTATCTGGAATTGAAGATAAAAATGCTCAATTATTAGTTTTAGCTATCAATCAAGTATTGGCTAGTGAAGCTTTTAGTACTACTGGAGCTAGACAAATTAGAAAAGGTTCTAATGTTGCAGTTGCACAGTTGATTAAAGATTTGAATGCTGGAAGTGTTCATACTTTAATTATGAGTGGAGTTAATCCTGTTTACACTTTAGCTGATTCAGCTTCTTTTGTATCTGGATTGAAAAAAGTTAAAACGTCTGTTGCTTTTTCATTAAAAGAAGACGAAACTGCATCGATTGTTTCAATTGCTGCGCCAGCTCCTCACTACTTAGAATCTTGGGGTGATCTTGAACTTACAAGCGGAACATATAGCTTAACTCAGCCAACAATTCGCCCAATCTTTAATACAAAACAATTTCAAGATGTTTTATTGTCAGTAAATGGTACAGCTGGTACTTTTTATGACTACTTAAAAACAAATTCTGGAGCTTACACTGCAGGAGCTTCTTGGAATAAAGTATTGCATGATGGTGTAGCTGTTCTTGGGGCTTCAGCTTTGTCTGGAGGTGCTATTGATGCTGCGACTGCTGCAAATGCTGTTGCAAGATCTAAATCTGCTGGTGATTTTGAATTAGTATTATATACTAAAACAGGATTAGGAGATGGACAACATGCTAATAACCCATGGTTACAAGAGTTTCCAGATCCAATTACAAGAGTTTCTTGGGATAACTATGTTACAGTTTCTAATGCAGATGCTAAAAAACTTGGTTTATCAAATGAAATTGTTGCCAACGGAGGTTTAAATGGTAGTTATGCTACTATTACTGTTGATGGGGTTAAATTGGAAAATGTTCCAGTTATCGTTCAGCCAGGTCAAGCAGTTGGTACTTTAGGTCTAGCTCTTGGATACGGACGTAAAGCAGCTCTAAAAGAAGAAATGCAGGTAGGTTTAAATGCTTACACTTTATATAAAGGTTTCAATAATGTTCAATCAGTATCTATTGTTAAAGCTGGTGGTGTACATGAGTTCGCTTGTGTTCAAGGTCAGAAAACTTTAATGGGTAGAGGAGATATTATTAAAGAAACTACTTTAGAAATATTTAATA
The Flavobacterium humidisoli DNA segment above includes these coding regions:
- a CDS encoding TAT-variant-translocated molybdopterin oxidoreductase, with amino-acid sequence MSSNKKYWKSVEELENSSIVEALRNNEFVEEIPTDEFLGNAEALSTSGTSRRDFLKYVGFSTAAVTLAACEGPVHKSIPYVLQPEQIIPGVADYYATTVFDGFDFANLLVKTREGRPIKIENNTIAGAKFSANARVHASILGLYDSARLKEPKVDGKNSSWSAVDLKIKSSLADAKAKGGQVVLLTNTLASPSTEKLIAEFIAKNPNAKHVVYDAVSSSEALDAFESVYGQRALVDYDFSKASLIVSVGADFLGDWQGGGYDTGYAQGRIPQNGKMSRHFQFESNMTLSGAAADKRVPMTVAAQKQALVQIYNIVVGASIPVALEGNFKNEVVKAAQQLKAAGSKGVLVSGIEDKNAQLLVLAINQVLASEAFSTTGARQIRKGSNVAVAQLIKDLNAGSVHTLIMSGVNPVYTLADSASFVSGLKKVKTSVAFSLKEDETASIVSIAAPAPHYLESWGDLELTSGTYSLTQPTIRPIFNTKQFQDVLLSVNGTAGTFYDYLKTNSGAYTAGASWNKVLHDGVAVLGASALSGGAIDAATAANAVARSKSAGDFELVLYTKTGLGDGQHANNPWLQEFPDPITRVSWDNYVTVSNADAKKLGLSNEIVANGGLNGSYATITVDGVKLENVPVIVQPGQAVGTLGLALGYGRKAALKEEMQVGLNAYTLYKGFNNVQSVSIVKAGGVHEFACVQGQKTLMGRGDIIKETTLEIFNTKDAEHWNEKPMVSLDHQEVEATTVDLWESFDRTTGHHFNLSIDLNACTGCGACVIACHAENNVPVVGKAEVRRSRDMHWLRIDRYYSSESTFEGDNERKEGIAGLSSSLSTFNEMEKAGDNPQVAFQPVMCQHCNHAPCETVCPVAATSHGREGQNHMAYNRCVGTRYCANNCPYKVRRFNWFLYNKNSEFDYHMNDDLGRMVLNPDVNVRSRGVMEKCSMCIQMTQATKLKAKNEGRPVRDGEFQTACSSACSSGAMIFGDVNDKESKVAKLAADERSYHLLEHVGTKPNVVYHVKVRNT